The genome window GACCGCGTCGGGCGTGATCGTCGTCGCGCTCGGCGCGGTGATGATCAATCGCGGATTGATCCTCACAGGCTCGGGCGCCGATCTCGCGTCGCTGATGACGAGCTGGCGAAGCCCGGCGCCCGTTGAACGCGCCCAGCCGCAGCAGGATTCCGCCGTGCCGAAGACGCAGACGATCGAGATGGAGGCCAATGGCCTTGGCTTTACGCCCAGCCGCTTCACGCTGCTGCGCGGCGTTCCGGTCAAATGGGTGATCAACGCGACGCAAGTGACGACCTGCAATAATCGTATCCTGGTTCCCTCCTTGAAGCTCGAATTCGACGTCAAGCCGGGACGGCAGACGATTGAATTCACGCCGGAAAAGACGGGCGTCATTCCTTGGAGCTGCTGGATGGGCATGTTGCGCGGGGAGTTCGTCGTCGTCGACGCAAAGCCGGACGCGCTATCCGCCCCTGTCGCCTCCGCCGATCAGGGCGCGCCTCAGGCGACGCAAAGCCCGCCAGCGGCGGCCGCCGTGCAGAAGACCTATAGGGCGCGACGCGGCGACACGCTGCGTTCGATCGCGAAGCGACTCTATGGCGATGAAAAACGCTGGCGCGACATCGCCGCCGCCAATCCGGCGCTCAATCGTAAAAAGTTGCGGCAGGGCCAAATCATCGCTCTGCCCGCCGACGCGCGGCCGTGACGATTCGTCCCGCGCGCGGCGGCGCCTGGCGCGCTACGCTCGTCGTCGTCACATGAAGGGGGAGGCCAGAATGGGAAGATTTTTCTTCGCCGCGGCATGCGGGCTCTCGTTGTTCGCCGCCGCCGCCGCGATTGCGGGCGACGATACCGACGATCACAGCGCGCATATGAAGCAGATGAACATGGAGCATATGAAAATGTCGCCGAAGATGAGCGACACGCGCCAGGAGGTCGACCTTCCGGCGCCGATGCGGGCGCATATGCTCGCCAATATGCGCGGACATGCGGAGGCGGTCGCCGCGATTCTCGCGGCCCTGGGCAAGGGCGACGGCGCGGCCGCCGCGAAAATCGCCGACGCGCGTCTCGGCATGGCGTCTCCCGGCGCTGCGGCGTGCAAGCCGAACGCCAAGAGCGGCGAAC of Methylocystis sp. SC2 contains these proteins:
- a CDS encoding cytochrome c — protein: MGRFFFAAACGLSLFAAAAAIAGDDTDDHSAHMKQMNMEHMKMSPKMSDTRQEVDLPAPMRAHMLANMRGHAEAVAAILAALGKGDGAAAAKIADARLGMASPGAAACKPNAKSGELGDMPAMMAHHMPDEMRALGLTMHEQASKFAQEAAKFGPGGDMRPALAEMSQVVQACNACHAAYRLD